One Vigna unguiculata cultivar IT97K-499-35 chromosome 11, ASM411807v1, whole genome shotgun sequence DNA window includes the following coding sequences:
- the LOC114169482 gene encoding probable protein phosphatase 2C 39 yields the protein MTGKEILHKMKEKVLGPSDTDSGKGKSKMKKHITHGFHLVKGRSGHAMEDYVVAQFKQVDNNELGLFAIFDGHSGQSVPDYLKSHLFDIILKEPNFWTEPADAVKKAYGITDSTILDKSGELGRGGSTAVTAILINCQKLVVANIGDSRAVLCKNGQAKQLSVDHEPSVESEDIKNRGGFVSNFPGDVPRVDGQLAVSRAFGDKSLKVHLSSEPHVMVEKIGDDAEFVILASDGLWKVMTNQEAVDAIRDVKDARSAAKILTEEARNRKSSDDISCVVVKLQ from the exons ATGACCGGCAAAGAAATCCTTCATAAGATGAAG GAAAAAGTTCTGGGGCCATCTGATACTGATTCAGGTAAAGGAAAGAGCAAGATGAAGAAGCACATAACTCATGGCTTTCACTTGGTAAAGGGAAGATCTGGTCATGCCATGGAAGACTATGTTGTTGCTCAGTTTAAGCAAGTTGATAACAATGAATTGGGCTTATTTGCTATATTCGATGGCCACTCAGGTCAAAGTGTGCCTGATTACTTGAAAAGTCATTTGTTTGATATCATCTTGAAAGAG CCTAACTTCTGGACAGAACCTGCTGATGCTGTGAAGAAAGCATATGGTATAACTGATTCTACTATTTTAGACAAATCAGGTGAACTGGGTAGAGGGGGTTCAACTGCAGTTACTGCAATATTGATCAACTGCCAGAAGTTAGTAGTGGCCAATATTGGGGATTCCAGGGCTGTCTTGTGCAAGAATGGCCAGGCCAAACAACTATCAGTGGATCATGAACCAAGTGTAGAAAGTGAGGATATAAAAAACAGAGGTGGTTTTGTGTCAAACTTCCCAG GGGACGTCCCACGAGTTGATGGTCAGTTGGCAGTGTCAAGGGCATTCGGAGACAAAAGCCTGAAGGTGCACTTGAGCTCAGAACCACATGTGATGGTGGAGAAGATAGGCGATGATGCAGAGTTTGTTATCTTAGCCAGTGATGGGTTATGGAAG GTGATGACAAATCAAGAAGCAGTTGATGCAATCAGAGATGTTAAGGATGCTCGCTCTGCAGCAAAGATCCTTACTGAAGAAGCACGTAACAGGAAAAGCTCAGATGATATCTCTTGTGTTGTTGTGAAACTTCAGTGA
- the LOC114169062 gene encoding squamosa promoter-binding protein 1-like, protein MEARTVERKRSLVERVRKNVEEEVENEVEEEDESGASFTEEEKKRGFGSSNSGGGRRGSSGGAAAGGGGGVSPPSCQAERCGADLTDAKRYHRRHKVCEFHSKAPVVVVAGLRQRFCQQCSRFHDLAEFDESKRSCRRRLAGHNERRRKSNPEAAGEGSKGHHHPKETTQCRIQMNLPGSSSGYKSFNIR, encoded by the exons ATGGAGGCTAGGACTGTGGAGAGGAAGAGATCACTGGTTGAGAGGGTGAGGAAGAATGTGGAAGAGGAAGTGGAGAatgaggtggaggaggaggaTGAAAGTGGAGCTAGTTTCactgaagaagagaaaaagagagggTTTGGTAGCAGCAATAGTGGTGGTGGCAGAAGAGGCTCAAGTGGTGGTGCTGCcgctggtggtggtggtggtgtttcTCCACCTTCATGTCAGGCAGAGAGGTGTGGTGCTGATTTGACTGATGCAAAAAGGTACCATCGCCGCCACAAGGTCTGTGAGTTTCACTCCAAAGCACCTGTTGTGGTGGTTGCAGGGCTGAGACAGAGGTTTTGCCAGCAATGTAGCAG GTTCCATGATCTGGCGGAGTTTGATGAGTCTAAGAGAAGCTGCCGGAGGCGGTTGGCCGGACACAACGAACGGCGCCGGAAAAGCAACCCTGAAGCTGCCGGTGAGGGGAGCAAAGGGCATCACCACCCTAAGGAAACAACACAGTGCAGAATTCAGATGAACCTTCCAGGGAGTTCTTCTGGCTACAAGTCTTTCAACATCAGATGA